The genomic interval TTGAAATTATTATCTGCTATAAATTTTGTTTCTTGTGGAAATAGAGGAAATAAAGATTCAGAGTTATATTGAATGCCATTGATGTGTGCTAAAGAACTTATATCTACTATTTGACTATATTTATTAACTTCTGATGCATTATCAAAATTGCGTAGGCTTTCTGTAATTGAAATTATATCTATTCCTTCTTTAGATTTTAGTTCTCTATAAAAATCAAAATAATTTTTATTGTAAAATAATAGTTTGTCAATCATTTTACTCTGGAAGTGTTACGTTTTGGACTATTGCTAATAAATCGATATAATGAAATTCTTTATTATCTTGATTCGAACTGAAGAACAAATGATTTGAATTTTCTGTTTTTGTCGTGAATTGGCTATCTTGAATTTCTTGATTTTCTTGCTTTTCGTTTTTTGGGTTATTATTAAGGTTTTGCATATTTCCAACTTCTTGGAAGAATTCGAAAGAATTTTTTAAAGAATCAACTTTGATTTTTCCTTTATATAGACCGACTATCGAAACTTTACCTATAAATAAATCGTCAACGCTATATGAGCTTTCAAATTCACTTTCAAAAGTATGTGGAATTTTAACTAATAATTCTTCTTCTGAATCATTAATTGTTCCTCTTATTTTATATGCATAATCTTTAAACATTGAATTGAACAGGTTGTTTATATCAAAACCATCTGTACCAGGGATGTTCATTCCTTTAAAAGTACCACTTGCAAATAATTTAACTGTTCTTAATTCGGCTTCATTTTCTAGAGAAAGATTAACGTTATCTATCTTAATCAATTTTCCTTCTTTTAATTGAGAAAAGTCAGTAACCGTTTGACTTTTTTCTATAATCTCATTTAAAATGATTGATTTAGTTGTTTTTATTTCAAATGTTTCAAGTACTTTCTGAGAGTCCGATTTAATATTTTTCCTTCCTGCTTCTATTCCCGTATTAAAAATCGTTAAAAAATTAGCACCTAATTTTCCTCGATAATCAATTTCTTTCCCTTTATTTTGGTCTGTTTGTTCCTCTCTACTTAATGCAATTACATTACCAAGCATCATTTTAATCTCGTAAACCTTGGGGAAGTTGATATAGTAAATATTAAATATCATTTGATTTTATTTTTTTTTATGAGAGTGCTCTTTCGCATTGCACACAATTCAATTGATATCGAACGTTTTAATGTTTTATATCAGAAGTTAAACGAAGTTAACATTTTTTTTGACAAACTAAAATGAGATTCTAAAGCAAAAAAAACATCTTTTTAGAGTTGCTTTAAATGTGTCTAACTCTACTCTAACACTATCGTTTTATTTTTCGGGTATTTAACCAGGTATCTTAAAATAAAGTTTTTACTTTCATTTGGTGCAATTGTAAATTCCCATTTTATTTCACCAGATTCAGGAGTTTTTTTCGCCCCTGAAATTTCTGAAACTTCAATTTTTATTTCATCGTTTGTCGAAACAGGAACTTGGTCGTATATCACCATGTTAATTTGTTGTGATTTATTGTTTTTTACATCAATATTCCATCCTCTAGATTCTTCCTTTTTACTACCCATAAAATTCTTAGAGATAAATTCTTTTACCTTCTCTCTTTTTACACTTACATTTTTATCCCTTCCAAGAGATATTTGCAAAGTATCGGTAGCATATCTAACATCTAACAATGTTTTACCAATATAGGTACCTTCAAAAAAGATGTTTGCTTCACCCTCCAATAAATTGTATTGCTCCCAATTAGATATGTTCGCGATTAAGAAAGCATCTTTATCAATTTTAGGTACAGCGTAATACTGATAGAATGCAGACAAATTATAAGTGTCAATATCAACAGAATAACTTTTATTATCAGATTTTATCGTGTAAGGAGTTTTTATTTCAAAGTTTACGGTGGTCTGGTTTTCTGTTTGAACAGTTGGGACAGGCAAACTACTTGCTCCTCGAATATTAACCCCAGAAACTGTGCCTTGAAGAGCTTTCGTTATAGATTTACTTTTACGAGAAGTTCCGTATCCTATTACAACGACTTCATCTAATGTTGCTGAATCTTCTTCTAACATTATATTTAGTACTTCACTTTGAATAGGTTTGGTCTGACTGATAAATCCTAAATAAGAAAACACTAAAGAACTCTCATTATTAGGAATTGTTATTGAGTATTTACCATCAAAATCTGTTGATGTTCCTATTGTGGTTCCTTTTATTAACACCGTAGCGCCTGGTAGCGGATCGTTGTTTTGATCTAATACAACTCCTGATACTTCATTAGTGGTTCTATTGTAAACAGGAGGACGTGTGTTGTAATTTAGAAAGTAGGTTTTAAGTTCTGGCGCAACTCCAGATACATTAGGGTTTGCAGACGATAAGTTTAATTTTACATTATCCCAACTGATCTTAGTATCTTGTTTAATATTTGCCTTATAAATAAGTTGAACTGGTTCGTTTACGTTTTTTGCTCTTATGTCATAAGTTGGAAACCAACCCGCATTTTCTACAACATACGATAATTCAAAATTTATAGTAGCATTAGTTTTAGCTTCTACTTTTACCAAAATCTCTCCATTAGGAAATTCCTTTTTTCCTGATATTGTATTTATTTGATTTGTTAAATCTCTACTTGCTATGGTCAGATTTTGTAAGGTATTGTTTCTTTCAATCTCTTTAATTTTAAGTTCTTTTAGTTTAGTACCAAAAAAGATGGATGCATTTTTAAGATTAGTAACACTTACCTCTTGGTTTTTACCTCCAATATTTCTATTTTCTTTAAGAAAAGCTAATTCTTCTTTCAAGATTTGCAAATAGGTGCGTTCTAATACTATTTTATCATCAACTTCTTTAAGTTTCGTTTCTAGATCAATTAACTCTTGTTGTTTGTCTAATTTTTCTATAAAATTTTGTTGATGATTTACTGCAAAAACGGTAATATTTCCTTCTGCTTTTACCTGAATACTTTTAGCATCAATAAAAGGGGATAAATTAGAGAATTTTAAGATTGTTTTACCCTGTTTTACTTGAACCGTTTTTTTTCTTGTTATTTGAGCTCCTTCTAGAAATACAGTAACCTCATTAACATTGGTAGCTATTTTTTTTTCAACTATTTCTTGAGAATATGTGTTGCAAAATAATAAGCAAAAAGCAATTAGTAAAGGAAATTTAATGTTAGCCATTTTATTGTTTTGTTCAGTAGTTAGGTACAACGCTATTGATATCGGGGGTTTTAATATTTTATATCAGAAGTTAAACGAAGTTACCGTATTTATTTAACAAATTCAAATTTGCTTTTACATAAAAAACCACCTCATTAGAGGTGGTTTTTACGCTATTTAATATAGGTATACCCTTAGGGTAATAAAAGTCTATTTATGGATTTGTAGACCATAAAGAAGCTCCTTTAAGCATGGCTCTTCTTGGTAATTTTAATCCAGCTACAATTAACTCTGCAAAGTCTTCTGGTTGTAAAACAGAGTCTTCAGAATCTTTGTTTGCAATACCTAATTCTACAGACATATCAGATGCAATAGTACTTGGTGTTAACGTACAAACTCTAATGTTGTTTTTACGAACTTCTTTCATTAAAGATTCCGACATACCAATTACTGCAAATTTAGAAGCAGAATATGCTGATGTAGTTGCATTTCCGTTTAATCCTGCAGTAGAAGCAACATTAAAAATATCACCCTCATTTTTATCAATTAAATAAGGTAAAACTTCTTTTGTTACATGATACATTCCCATAACATTGGTTTGTATAATTTGGGTCCATTTGCTAACTTCCATGTCGTTTAAAGAACCAAAAGCTGCAATTCCTGCATTGTTTACTAAAATATCTACAGTACCTAAAGAGTTTACAATGTTTTTGATTCCTGTTTTAACTTCTTCATAAACACCAACATCAAAAACTTCGTAAATCGCTTTAACGCCAAATGCTTCTAGTTCTGCAACTGTTTCTTTTAAAACGGCTTCAGTTCTACCAGTTATGGCAATATCAATTCCTTCTTTAGCAAAGGCTATAGCGGTTGCTTTTCCTAAACCTCTTCCGCCACCTGTAATAATTGCTTTTTTGTTTTTTAAATTTTCCATTTTTAAATTTTTAAAGTCTGACTATTTTTCTAAACAAAAAACCATCTGAATTTCAGATGGTTTTTAAATTTTTATTCAATAAAGATTATTTATTAGAATCTTGCTCTAACAAATCAAAGAATTGATCTAATTTAGGCATGATGATAATTTTTGTTCTTCTGTTTATTGCTTTATTAGCAGCAGTATTATTGTCTACTAAAGGAACATATTGACTTCTACCAGCTGCAATTAATCTACTTGGTTTAACTCCGAATTTATATTGTAAAATTCTTGTTATAGAAGTTGCTCTTAAAGCAGATAAATCCCAGTTGTCTTGAATAACAGTTCTTTTTATTGGTGTAGAATCTGTATGACCTTCAATCATAACTTCCATTTCTGGTTGGTCTTTAATTACTTTAGATATTTTTTCTAAAACAGTGTATGCTTTGTCTGTTACATTATAGCTACCGCTTTTAAATAATAACTTGTCTGAAATAGAAATAAATACTACAGTTTTTTCTACATTAACCTGTATGTCTTCATCCTGAATTCCGTCTGTTAAGTTTTTAGTTAAGTGGTATTTAATTGCAAGGTTTAATGAATCTTTTTGAGTCATTGCAGCTCTAATACCGTTTATAAATTTGTCTTTTTCACTTAACTGTGTAATAACGTTTTTAATATTATCAGAAGAAGATTGTGTTAAAACCGTTAAGTTTTCAACTTGTTTTAAAGCACCTTTTTTATCCTCTTTTAAAGAGTTAATTTGCTCTGTTAGTGTAGCTACATCTTTTTCGCTTTCAATTAAACACTTCTGTAAAGTTGCTTTTACATCTACTAATTCTGTTGTAGTTTGATCATGTTCGTCTTGTAAAGTAACAAACTTCTTTTTAGAAACACAAGAACTAACTATAACTGCAGTCAATAATAAGATTGATATTTTTTTCATTGGTAATAATATTTAATTAAGTGAACAAATTTAACGAATTGTTACTACAAAAAACAGTATAAATGATATTTTATGAAAACTTTATGTTCTATGTTTGTAAAAGATTTTAAATTTTATGATTCTAAAAAATAAAGTTATAATTACTATCGTTTTACTATCGTTTCTTTCTTGTTCTAAAGAAAAAACAAAAGACTATACCTTAACAGGCCACGTTTTTGGTACCACTTATAAGATTGTTTATTTAGATGGTGCTAAGGACTATCAAACCTCTTTAGATAGTCTGTTTTTTTTAATGAATAAATCCTTATCAACCTATATTCCTAGTTCAGATATTTCTAGAATTAACAAAGGAGATTCTACAGTTATTGTTGATGATTTATTTTTAGAGGTTTTTAAAAAATCGAAAAGAATTTATACGGAAACCAATGGTTATTTTGATCCTACTGTTGGAAACCTAGTTAATGCTTGGGGTTTTGGTCCAAAGAATGAAAGGATCAATTTAAACGAAGATCAAGTAAAACAAGAAATGCAGTATGTTGGTTTAGATAAAGTGACTATTGTTAATGGTAAAATTAAAAAACAAGATCCTAACATTTATTTAGATTTTAACTCTATTGCCAAAGGATTCGGAATTGATGTGGTAGCTCGTTTTCTAGATAGTAAAAATATCTCGAACTATTTAGTTGAAATTGGTGGAGAGATTAGGGCAAAAGGGATAAAAAAAGAAAATCATCCTTGGGTTATAAAATTAGTAAATCCTATAAAAAAGGACAGTATAAAAGGATATCGAAAAATAAATTTGTCTAATAAATCGATGGCTACTTCGGGTAATTATAGAAAGTTTAGAGTTACCAAAGACGGACATAAATACGTGCATACTGTAAATCCTAAAACTGGGTATGCTGAAGAAAGTAATTTATTGAGTGCTTCTGTAATAGCGGGTATAGATTGTGCAGATACAGATGCGTATGCCACTGCTTTTATGGCCATGGGATTAGAGAAAGCGAAAGAATTTTTAGATATTCATAAAAACATTGATGCTATCTTATTATTTAATAACGAGAATGGAGAATTAGAAGAATACACAACAATTGCCTTTCAGTAGTTCACCGTTTACGCTGTGTTTTTGCTATCTTGCATTGTAGATACATAACGCTGAATAATTGGTATTAATATGATGAGATTACTTCTAACACTTTTATGCATAATTTCTTTTACATTCACAAATGCGCAGTCTAACACAGACATTGCTAATGTGTATTTAAGGAGAGCAAAAGAAGCGGTAGAAACCAATGTAAATTACAAAGAAGCATTAGTGCAATTTGAAAAAGCATTAAAGTATGTCGATTCAATTTCAGACAAGAACTTAGCAACCTTAGCTTCCTCTATTTATTATGAAAATTATCAATTTCAAACTACTGATAAAGAAAAAATAGCATTTCTTAAAAACTCGGAAACTTATAGTAGACGGTATTTTGTTTTAGAACAAGATAATACTGCCGAAGGGTATACCAAAAACTTAGAGAGTCTTATTTTAATTCAGGAATCTATAGAATCTTTAGAAACCAAGTTAAAGAAAGAGGAGGAACAACGTCTTAGAAGAGAGAAAGCGTCTAAAAAAATAGATTCACTTAAAAGTCTTTGGAATCAAAAATCTGAATCCCTTTCTATAAACGTAGATAAGATTTATAATTTTAATACGAACAATGTAGCTCTTTTTAAAAAGGATGGAAATTTTGGAGTTATAGATGATAGAGGTAGAATTATTGTAGCAGCCACCGATTATAAAGACGCCATATCTTCCGAAGGTTTTATTTTATTAAAGAATAAAAAAGTGAATCCTGATCAAATTTATTCTTTCAATACAAATAATAAAAAAGGGTTTGTTCTACCAAATGTCACTGAGTTTAATCCACTTGCCACAGATTACGGTCAAGTAATGTTGCCTAGAGGGAATGGTTGGGTGGTTACGTATCCAGATAACTCTTTTGAGCCGTTGGTGTATGATTTGAAAGATCAAAAAATCATTAAAATTCCTAATGAAGAAGACTTATTAAAATCCTTAAAAAAGGAAGATGTAGTTGACAGATTTAATAAAGACAGTGAGGTTAAAATAAATAAAGTTTGGTATCAGTTTGGAGGTCATTTAGGAGGAGGCGTATATTCACTATATTCTGAAGACAGTTATAAAGTCCGTTCTTTCTTGTTTTCTACCAATAAAGAAATAATAAGTGCTGATGCTGGATTTGAATATATTGGAGCTTATTATAAAGAAACCTTTCAGGCGATTAAAAAAGGTAAAGTTATTTGGATCAACCCAGAAGGAGTGAAAGTAAGTGATGTTAAAGATGGCTATAAAAAATATTCAGGAGACTCTAAAGTGGTGCAATTAGCGTCGGGTACATATCAAATTATAAGAAACGAGGTAATTGTATTGGGTGATAAAGAATTAGAAAAATTAAGTGATTTTTTAAGAAAACACAAAAAGAACTAATTTTTATAGCACACCGGAAGAATTTCATTTTTCATTAAGCAAAATCTTGCTAATTTTTCTGGAGCAATTTTTTTTGTGTAATCTACTTCATCCACCTTAAAACCGATAGAACGTAGTTTGTCAAAATAATCTCTACCATACACTCTTACATGATCATACTGTCCAAAAATTTCTGCACGCTCTTTTCTGTCTGTGATGGTGTCGTCTTCAAAAGTTGTTTCTCTAGATAAATCTTGCGGAATTTGAAAAATACCAAATCCGCCTTTTTTAAGCACTCTAAATAGCTCTTGCATGGCTTTAGTGTCATCTGTAATATGTTCTAACACATGATTACAGAAAACAACATCAAAAGAGTTGTCATCAAAAGGTAAGTCGCAAATATCTGCTTTTACATCTGCAATAGGAGATTCTAAATCAGAGGTGATGTACTCTAAGTTTTTCTGCTTTCTAAAAATGTCTAAAAAACATTGTTCTGG from Polaribacter sejongensis carries:
- a CDS encoding 3-ketoacyl-ACP reductase, coding for MENLKNKKAIITGGGRGLGKATAIAFAKEGIDIAITGRTEAVLKETVAELEAFGVKAIYEVFDVGVYEEVKTGIKNIVNSLGTVDILVNNAGIAAFGSLNDMEVSKWTQIIQTNVMGMYHVTKEVLPYLIDKNEGDIFNVASTAGLNGNATTSAYSASKFAVIGMSESLMKEVRKNNIRVCTLTPSTIASDMSVELGIANKDSEDSVLQPEDFAELIVAGLKLPRRAMLKGASLWSTNP
- a CDS encoding mucoidy inhibitor MuiA family protein encodes the protein MANIKFPLLIAFCLLFCNTYSQEIVEKKIATNVNEVTVFLEGAQITRKKTVQVKQGKTILKFSNLSPFIDAKSIQVKAEGNITVFAVNHQQNFIEKLDKQQELIDLETKLKEVDDKIVLERTYLQILKEELAFLKENRNIGGKNQEVSVTNLKNASIFFGTKLKELKIKEIERNNTLQNLTIASRDLTNQINTISGKKEFPNGEILVKVEAKTNATINFELSYVVENAGWFPTYDIRAKNVNEPVQLIYKANIKQDTKISWDNVKLNLSSANPNVSGVAPELKTYFLNYNTRPPVYNRTTNEVSGVVLDQNNDPLPGATVLIKGTTIGTSTDFDGKYSITIPNNESSLVFSYLGFISQTKPIQSEVLNIMLEEDSATLDEVVVIGYGTSRKSKSITKALQGTVSGVNIRGASSLPVPTVQTENQTTVNFEIKTPYTIKSDNKSYSVDIDTYNLSAFYQYYAVPKIDKDAFLIANISNWEQYNLLEGEANIFFEGTYIGKTLLDVRYATDTLQISLGRDKNVSVKREKVKEFISKNFMGSKKEESRGWNIDVKNNKSQQINMVIYDQVPVSTNDEIKIEVSEISGAKKTPESGEIKWEFTIAPNESKNFILRYLVKYPKNKTIVLE
- a CDS encoding OmpA/MotB family protein codes for the protein MKKISILLLTAVIVSSCVSKKKFVTLQDEHDQTTTELVDVKATLQKCLIESEKDVATLTEQINSLKEDKKGALKQVENLTVLTQSSSDNIKNVITQLSEKDKFINGIRAAMTQKDSLNLAIKYHLTKNLTDGIQDEDIQVNVEKTVVFISISDKLLFKSGSYNVTDKAYTVLEKISKVIKDQPEMEVMIEGHTDSTPIKRTVIQDNWDLSALRATSITRILQYKFGVKPSRLIAAGRSQYVPLVDNNTAANKAINRRTKIIIMPKLDQFFDLLEQDSNK
- a CDS encoding class I SAM-dependent methyltransferase; this encodes MKFFKSILNTIPRPWLIKASYLVRPIIAFSLKGDRFTDPIDGKSFRKFLPYGYGKQRENALSPSTLSLERHRLMWLFLRDETPFFTSTEKLKTLHIAPEQCFLDIFRKQKNLEYITSDLESPIADVKADICDLPFDDNSFDVVFCNHVLEHITDDTKAMQELFRVLKKGGFGIFQIPQDLSRETTFEDDTITDRKERAEIFGQYDHVRVYGRDYFDKLRSIGFKVDEVDYTKKIAPEKLARFCLMKNEILPVCYKN
- a CDS encoding FAD:protein FMN transferase — protein: MILKNKVIITIVLLSFLSCSKEKTKDYTLTGHVFGTTYKIVYLDGAKDYQTSLDSLFFLMNKSLSTYIPSSDISRINKGDSTVIVDDLFLEVFKKSKRIYTETNGYFDPTVGNLVNAWGFGPKNERINLNEDQVKQEMQYVGLDKVTIVNGKIKKQDPNIYLDFNSIAKGFGIDVVARFLDSKNISNYLVEIGGEIRAKGIKKENHPWVIKLVNPIKKDSIKGYRKINLSNKSMATSGNYRKFRVTKDGHKYVHTVNPKTGYAEESNLLSASVIAGIDCADTDAYATAFMAMGLEKAKEFLDIHKNIDAILLFNNENGELEEYTTIAFQ